Proteins found in one Aquibium microcysteis genomic segment:
- a CDS encoding AEC family transporter, protein MPAIFPLMFPILFLIGLGFLAVKTGYATPAQIDGLAGFVVNFALPAVIFSTFTGQHLGETINLPYLAVYAGGSLIAFAAVFSLMGFVLRRPLTTAAIGALGGTGANTGFIGFPVASLVIGAPAFVAMPLTMLVENILVIPLALTLAELGRDGGGSVTSLLAGTVRRLAAMPLIWAIFAGTALSFAEVPIPGLLSSAVDLLGRASAPVALFVVGGVVAGLNRGDVTADLGPVVIGKLVAHPLAVGGMLLLVPGVPAGLAACAIVFSSASMLTIYPVLARRYGLETKAAAALIIATVAGLFTVSAVLAMLLARSGGAF, encoded by the coding sequence ATGCCCGCCATCTTCCCGCTGATGTTCCCGATCCTGTTCCTGATCGGCCTCGGCTTCCTGGCCGTGAAGACGGGCTATGCCACGCCCGCGCAGATCGACGGGCTGGCGGGGTTCGTGGTGAACTTCGCGCTGCCCGCCGTCATCTTCTCCACTTTCACCGGCCAGCACCTGGGAGAGACGATCAACTTGCCCTACCTCGCCGTCTATGCCGGCGGCTCGCTTATCGCCTTCGCGGCGGTGTTCTCGCTGATGGGCTTCGTGCTGCGGCGGCCGCTGACGACGGCGGCGATCGGCGCGCTCGGCGGCACGGGCGCCAACACCGGCTTCATCGGATTTCCCGTGGCCTCGCTGGTGATCGGCGCCCCGGCCTTCGTGGCGATGCCGCTGACCATGCTGGTCGAGAACATTCTGGTCATCCCGCTGGCGCTGACATTGGCCGAACTCGGCCGCGACGGCGGCGGCTCGGTGACGAGCCTGCTTGCGGGGACGGTGCGGCGGCTCGCCGCCATGCCGCTGATCTGGGCGATCTTCGCCGGCACCGCGCTCTCCTTCGCCGAGGTGCCGATCCCCGGCCTGCTGTCGTCGGCGGTCGACCTGCTCGGTCGCGCCTCGGCGCCGGTCGCCCTGTTCGTGGTCGGCGGCGTGGTCGCCGGGCTCAACCGCGGCGACGTGACGGCCGACCTCGGGCCGGTGGTGATCGGCAAGCTCGTCGCGCATCCGCTGGCGGTGGGCGGCATGCTGCTCCTCGTCCCCGGCGTTCCGGCAGGACTTGCCGCATGCGCGATAGTCTTCTCGAGCGCCTCGATGCTAACGATCTACCCCGTCCTCGCCCGCCGCTACGGGCTGGAAACCAAGGCGGCGGCCGCGCTGATCATCGCGACCGTGGCCGGCCTCTTCACCGTCTCGGCTGTGCTGGCGATGCTTCTGGCCCGCAGCGGGGGCGCCTTCTGA
- a CDS encoding Lrp/AsnC family transcriptional regulator yields MNERPTDQLDRIDRNILATLSREGRLSMAELAARVGLSKTPVQARVRRLEADGYIRGYAAIVDRERMGEGHVAFVQVKLSDTRSAALEAFNKAVLAVPEIEQCHMIASSFDYLLKVRTKDIASYRRVLGERISALPHVAQTSTFVAMETVKDR; encoded by the coding sequence ATGAACGAGCGCCCGACGGATCAACTGGATCGTATCGACCGCAACATCCTGGCGACGCTGTCGCGCGAGGGACGGCTGTCGATGGCGGAACTCGCCGCGCGGGTCGGCCTGTCGAAGACGCCGGTGCAGGCCCGGGTGCGGCGGCTGGAGGCCGACGGCTACATCCGCGGCTATGCGGCGATCGTCGACCGCGAGCGCATGGGCGAAGGCCATGTCGCCTTCGTGCAGGTCAAGCTCTCCGACACGCGCTCGGCGGCGCTGGAGGCCTTCAACAAGGCGGTGCTGGCGGTGCCCGAGATCGAGCAGTGCCACATGATCGCGTCGAGCTTCGACTATCTCCTGAAGGTGCGCACCAAGGACATCGCGAGCTACCGCCGCGTGCTGGGCGAGCGCATCTCGGCGCTGCCCCACGTCGCGCAGACCTCGACCTTCGTGGCGATGGAGACGGTGAAGGATCGCTGA